The nucleotide sequence TATGGAGCTTGACATCAAGTATATACTCGACATACGCGATTTCCCCGACCATCCCCTCGCCGACCGCTTCACGAAGGACTTCGAGAAGATAATCAACGACCCGGAGATCGCGGTCGTCGTGGAGGTCATCGGCGGGCTTAACCCCGCTTACAGCTTCGTCAAGCGCTGCCTTGAGAGCGGCAAGAGCGTCGTCACCTCCAACAAGGAGCTGGTCGCCACGCACGGCGCGGAGCTGCTCCGCATCGCGAAGGAAAACAACCTCAACTTCCTCTTCGAAGCCAGCGTCGGCGGCGGCATCCCGATCATACGCCCGCTGAGCCAGTGCCTCTCCGCCAACGAGCTCTTTGAGATCGCCGGCATACTCAACGGCACGACTAACTACATACTCACCAAGATGATCGAGGACGGCGTCTCCTTCGAGAACGCGCTCGCGACCGCGCAGGAGCTCGGCTACGCCGAGCGCGATCCCTCCGCGGACGTCGACGGCGCGGACGCCTGCCGCAAGATATGCATACTCGCCTCCCTCGCCTTCGGCCATCATATCTATCCAAACATGGTGCACACCGAGGGCATTAGGAATATATCTCTGAAAGACGTCGAAGCGGCGAAAAGCTTCGGCGGCGTGATCAAGCTCATCGCCGCGGCTTCGCGGCTTGAAAACGGCAAG is from Clostridia bacterium and encodes:
- a CDS encoding homoserine dehydrogenase translates to MKYIAVLGHGTVGSGVTELFIKNRNSIERKAGMELDIKYILDIRDFPDHPLADRFTKDFEKIINDPEIAVVVEVIGGLNPAYSFVKRCLESGKSVVTSNKELVATHGAELLRIAKENNLNFLFEASVGGGIPIIRPLSQCLSANELFEIAGILNGTTNYILTKMIEDGVSFENALATAQELGYAERDPSADVDGADACRKICILASLAFGHHIYPNMVHTEGIRNISLKDVEAAKSFGGVIKLIAAASRLENGKVQIFVAPCILNKVSQLSHVDDVFNAILVKGDAIGDVIFYGRGAGKMPTASAVVADVIDAVKHISARKMLYWSDAIDGCVEDFDKYETAYYVRCLRNEKTAKLVASVFGSVNYIEGYADAELAFTTPISTEGDLKAKCAKLAEEGIDVYSTIRVIEL